In the genome of Bremerella sp. P1, the window GGCAAGGGAAGATGAAGCGTCCCGGCCGTTTCAATCGTGATGTGTCGGCCTGAGCGCCGGATTCCCTCGCACAGCGGAATCATTTCAGCGAACAACATCGGCTCGCCGCCAGTGAGCACGACCTTGTCGACTTCCAGCAGTTCGATCCGGCCCAAGATCTCGGCGACCGACAGATCTTCCCCTTCCGGGTTCCAGGACGCATGCGGCGTATCGCAAAACCAGCAGCGCAAGTTGCAACCACTGGCTCGGACGAACGTACTGGGCTCGCCGGTCAGAAGGCCTTCGCCCTGAATCGATGGATAAATTTCAGCTATTCGCACGCTGGCAATACCGGTCGTGGAAAGGTTTGTCGCTTTAAACGCGAGAAACCGTTCTCAGGAAGTGACATTCGGGTGCCCCGTTCTCTACGCTGAATACCAACGCAGTCGGGGGAATCCTTCAGAATACCCGCCAAGACGGACCTCGTGTGGGGCAAGTTCGGCAGACCGCAGGGGAAATTGCCCAAATATCCGCCAAAAGCCGGGTCTAGTCAGGCAGCTGCTTTGCCTCCAAAATAGCAGTTTACCAGTCAATGAGGAGAATCGGACCGTGTCAGAAGAGAATCGCGGACTTCTCGAAACCTTCGAGAATCAGCACCCCAACCGAGATTACGAGATCGAAATCAGTGTGCCTGAGTTCACTTCGGTCTGTCCGAAAACCGGCCAGCCTGACTTCGGCACGATTCATATCACGTACATTCCCGAAACGCTGTGCGTGGAACTGAAGAGCCTGAAGATGTACATGCAGGCCTACCGCAATCAGGGCATCTTCTACGAAAACGTGACCAACGTCATCCTGAATGATTTGGTCGAATGCCTGAAGCCGCGCTGGATGCAGGTCCGAGCCGAGTTCACGCCCCGCGGCGGCATCAGTTCGACGATCACCGTCGAGCACTACAGCGAAACCCCACCAGATGAACTGACGGTGATCTAAGGTTCGCCATCGAATGGGTCAGGCCGCGATGGTGGCCTCAAGCGGCCTGACTTCGCGGCTGAGCCGGCGGTAACTCCAAATCCTGCTGGATCTCTTGCAGCATCGTATCCAAGCAGCGTTGGCTCATTCCCCAATCGAACGCTTGACCGGGGATATCGGTCGCGACCGTGACCACGCAGCCGTCGTCTTGTCGCGTCAGCTTGACGGTCAGAACCCCTTTCATCGCCCAGATGCTCGACGGCAACTCTGCCTGGATCGTGCATCCATCTGCCTCTTGCTCGACCCGCTGCACCGGCTGCTGATTCTTGGCCAGGCTGCACAGTACGCGTGCCATCGCTCGGCCGATGGGCAAGTCCAGAACGGCCGATCGCTGCTTGCCGGTTCGCACGCCAAGCGAAGCCCACATCGGTTGGGCGATCGATGCAACCGCCGAGTACGAGATGCCGATGGGCACTACCTTGTCGGCAATCTCCAGGATTGCTTCCGCTGAGAGACAAGGACGTGCTTGCGCTGCATGGCTGGCAATGGCAGTACGCACCTCAGGATGCTGGGCAATGCGTTCGTAGTTGGCATCTTCGTCCCAAGATTGGATCGTGGGAACCAGACCTTCCGAAGCGACCTCGTCGGCTTGTTGCAGTCGACATCCACACTGAAAACAGAAGTTGCCGCCTGCTTTGACGCCACAGTTCGAGCAATACACCGGTAGCTCCTTTTCTCGTCGGTACTTTCTCGCCTTCTCTTTTCATCGGAAAGAAGGAGAGCGGGTCACGAGAAAAGTTTGCCATCACTGCTGGCCATTCCGTGATCACTTCGCCGTGAACGTCTCCTGGTACAGCGGTTTGCCAGCCACATCGTAGTAGCGAAACGTCAGCGTGGGCTTGCCATCCTGGTGTTCGACGAAGCCACCCAGGAATCCGCCGGTGACGTTCAGGTAGTGATGCTCAGCACGAACCTCATCATTCGTCCACCCGCCGGCGTGCTCGTCGGAAGCAGGTCCACACGAAAACTCGCGGATGCCGGTCTCCAGATCTTCGGAAGCGAATTGCCAGTGACGATCACCGCACACGATGAACATGTTGTCCTGCTGAGCGATGAAGTTGCGGACGATGTCCCCTTCGTGCTTCCAGTTGATGTTAGAGTGGTTGTCAAACTTGTTATCACGGTCAGGCCCGACAATGGGTGTCGGCGACATCAGAATCTTGAATGTCGCGTCCGACTCAGAGACCGACTTCTTAAACCAGGCCATCTGCTCAGGTCCCCAAATCGTCTTGTTGGGGCCATCCGGATCCTTATTGTTCGAGCGGAACTCACGACCTTCGACTAACCAGATCTGCAAATCCTTCCCCCAACGACGCGTGCGATAGGGAAGCTCGCTCATCGGCAGTTGTTCTCGGAACAGCTGCTTCCCGTGCTCGAAGGTGAACGTCCCCATGAAAACCGATTCCATCTGCGGATAGCAATCGTCCATCCACGTATCGTGGTCGTCTTTCATGTAGTAGCATGGCACCACTTGGTGAAAATGGCGGATAAACGGCAGGCTGAACATGCGATGGAAATGCCAGCGGGCCAGGTCCAGGCTCTTTCCCATCCGGTCGAAGTAGACGAAGTCGCCGCATTGCACGAAGAAGTCGGGATGCAGTTTCTCCATCTCGCGATAGATCTTGAAGCCACCTTCGCGACTGTCCTGGTGGATGTAGGCCTGACACGTGGAAACGACAAAGGAGATCGGCTCGGCATCGGTGGCCGCTGGTGCCGTTCCGAAGTCTCCGGACAACGTTGCTCCGTTATGGCCATCTTCCAGACGCGATTCGACAAGTACCTGGTAACGCGTACCTGGCGTCAGATCCTTCAAACGAAACGAATGGGTATAGTCCTGTTCCTTTTCCACGGTCACCCACTCGGTCTCTTGCCACTGGTCGCTACCCTTAGCCAGGTATCGCACGCGAACTTGGCCGGGGGCACCTGGCACGGCACCGTCGACTGTTTCCGGTGACTCTCCTTCCGGATACTTGGGGACTGGCGTGTAAACGGTGTCTTTGTTGGCGACGCT includes:
- a CDS encoding alkaline phosphatase D family protein; the encoded protein is MVAWMVWGSAAVANAGPWQANGFKVGEVSATTAVVWTRLTKNEDRIDRPGIEPLIYYRNSKTGKLLLKPDDGREDWIVENVDNSVANKDTVYTPVPKYPEGESPETVDGAVPGAPGQVRVRYLAKGSDQWQETEWVTVEKEQDYTHSFRLKDLTPGTRYQVLVESRLEDGHNGATLSGDFGTAPAATDAEPISFVVSTCQAYIHQDSREGGFKIYREMEKLHPDFFVQCGDFVYFDRMGKSLDLARWHFHRMFSLPFIRHFHQVVPCYYMKDDHDTWMDDCYPQMESVFMGTFTFEHGKQLFREQLPMSELPYRTRRWGKDLQIWLVEGREFRSNNKDPDGPNKTIWGPEQMAWFKKSVSESDATFKILMSPTPIVGPDRDNKFDNHSNINWKHEGDIVRNFIAQQDNMFIVCGDRHWQFASEDLETGIREFSCGPASDEHAGGWTNDEVRAEHHYLNVTGGFLGGFVEHQDGKPTLTFRYYDVAGKPLYQETFTAK
- the queF gene encoding preQ(1) synthase, giving the protein MSEENRGLLETFENQHPNRDYEIEISVPEFTSVCPKTGQPDFGTIHITYIPETLCVELKSLKMYMQAYRNQGIFYENVTNVILNDLVECLKPRWMQVRAEFTPRGGISSTITVEHYSETPPDELTVI